The following are encoded together in the Malaya genurostris strain Urasoe2022 chromosome 3, Malgen_1.1, whole genome shotgun sequence genome:
- the LOC131435574 gene encoding merlin isoform X1 has protein sequence MMAPFRRKKSNKEFPVKVCTYDSELEFHLEHRATGGYLFDLICRTIGLRETWYFGLRYVDKKGYRSWLKMDKKVQDQHINLTTEGCVFMFMAKFFPENVAEELVQEVTQHMFFLQIKEAILSMEVYCPPEASVLLASYAVQAKYGDYDEAVCKPGMLFSENLLPQRVIDQYQMTPQMWEERIKTWYADHRGMSRDEAEMEYLKIAQDLDMFGVNYFPITNKKNTEVFVGVTALGLNIYSKENKLTPMTTFPWNEIRNISFDGKKFFVKTNEEKGNVATTFYSEKARTNKELLDLCVGNHELYMKRRKPDTMEIQQMKAQAKEEKHRRHIERNKLAREKQLREEAEQEKANMEKRLMQLQEEMAAANEALRRSEEAADLLAEKNRLAEEEALLLSHKALEVEQEITRMRMTARKTEEEKIYLERKTQEAELLTARMIEESRKRTMEADKLKNELIHARVAEKEAKEKLLNFLSRTSTESIFITPSSSPETPTLESNTYDLLADGDMDQLSLEIEKERVEYLTKSKQVQNQLKELRSEIEQLKIGENQCPLDNINAQQMRLGETKYSTLKKLKSGSTKARVAFFEELDPEESLA, from the exons ATGATGGCCCCATTCCGGCGCAAAAAGTCCAATAAGGAATTTCCGGTCAAAGTGTGCACCTATGATTCGGAACTAGAGTTCCATCTAGAG CATCGTGCAACCGGTGgctacctgtttgatttaatctGCCGTACAATTGGACTTCGAGAAACGTGGTATTTCGGGTTACGTTACGTGGACAAGAAAGGATATCGAAGTTGGCTGAAGATGGACAAAAAAGTGCAGGACCAGCATATCAATCTGACGACCGAAGGTTGTGTTTTCATGTTCATGGCAAAGTTCTTCCCGGAAAATGTAGCAGAGGAACTCGTTCAAGAAGTCACACAACACATGTTTTTCCTACAGATCAAAGAAGCGATTTTGTCTATGGAGGTTTATTGTCCGCCGGAGGCTTCGGTTTTGTTGGCTTCCTATGCAGTGCAAGCGAAG TATGGTGACTACGACGAGGCGGTTTGTAAACCGGGAATGCTATTCAGTGAGAATTTGTTACCCCAGAGAGTGATCGATCAGTACCAGATGACGCCACAGATGTGGGAGGAGCGCATAAAAACATGGTATGCCGATCATCGTGGAATGTCACGAGACGAGGCAGAGATGGAATATCTGAAAATCGCACAGGACTTGGATATGTTCGGGGTGAACTACTTTCCTATAACA AATAAGAAAAACACCGAAGTATTTGTTGGTGTGACGGCTCTTGGACTTAACATCTACAGCAAGGAGAACAAATTGACCCCAATGACGACCTTTCCGTGGAACGAAATCCGGAACATAAGTTTtgatgggaaaaaattcttcgtcAAAACGAACGAAGAAAAAGGAAATGTCGCCACCACGTTCTACTCAGAGAAGGCTCGCACCAACAAGGAATTGCTGGACCTGTGCGTGGGGAATCATGAGCTATATATGAAAAGGCGTAAACCAGACACGATGGAAATTCAGCAGATGAAGGCCCAAGCTAAGGAGGAGAAACACCGGCGGCACATCGAGCGGAACAAGTTGGCTCGAGAGAAGCAACTGCGCGAAGAAGCCGAACAGGAAAAAGCTAACATGGAAAAAAGACTGATGCAACTGCAGGAAGAAATGGCGGCTGCCAATGAAGCTCTG CGTCGAAGCGAGGAAGCAGCTGATCTGCTGGCGGAAAAGAATCGCCTCGCCGAAGAAGAAGCTTTACTGCTCTCTCACAAAGCCCTCGAAGTCGAACAGGAAATCACTCGAATGCGCATGACGGCACGGAAAACTGAGGAAGAAAAAATCTATCTCGAACGGAAAACGCAAGAAGCGGAACTGCTGACGGCTCGAATGATTGAAGAGTCTCGCAAGCGAACGATGGAAGCGGATAAGTTGAAGAACGAACTGATTCACGCCCGGGTAGCAGAAAAAGAAGCGAAggaaaaattattgaattttctcAGTCGAACCTCAACGGAATCGATATTCATCACTCCGTCTTCCTCTCCAGAAACGCCGACGCTGGAAAGCAATACATACGATCTTTTGGCCGATGGAGACATGGATCAACTGTCGCTTGAAATTGAAAAGGAAAG GGTGGAGTACCTGACCAAGTCTAAACAGGTACAGAACCAGCTGAAAGAGCTGCGCTCCGAAATTGAACAGCTAAAAATTGGTGAAAACCAGTGCCCTCTGGATAACATCAATGCACAGCAGATGCGTCTAGGTGAGACCAAGTATTCAACCTTGAAGAAGCTCAAATCAGGCTCAACGAAAGCACGAGTAGCATTTTTTGAGGAACT GGATCCGGAAGAGTCCTTAGCATGA
- the LOC131437648 gene encoding leucine-rich repeat-containing protein 47-like translates to MWPEIQIAKEENRRQLKLSGSIIRKRFDTDSGQLDETIYELTALNLLDIDDTPLDEISPKIAELKNLQSLLLFRNKINSIPVELGKLSLLKVLDLSNNQIETLPDEINELKLLTTVNFSGNKLRRVDFHQLENLIVCNLAANRLEEFPTLYCGKDVHYLAELNLEKNQIREIPASAAKQAGLKVLNVVDNNIEFAPQLLVKCPKLKEVNLKGNPLKDKRLKKLVEQCHSKQVLDYIEKNGYIIPENNESNSFGNKNATEVELELPIEIDIRPKITIIKPMNEVHEVCIGEEAKDIRPYVLHCLVRNFVITSMKKFLKLQNDLHDTECGRRELATIATHDFVKIKGKIRYQADLSEQIQITPLGAKAKVTAEKYYDDLKQQAEIIRKEKKRNTYSGVHKFINLLEGKVFVFFSDEEKVISLPPLTNCDETKVSPETKDMLLEVTSSVSAECCHKVMLELLKRMLLLDVQVTRSHNEGKKKAKGKKNTVVTYDRSAEIMVEQVRLTGTDGKFHILFPVKGDLRYPDEEKIDVEFK, encoded by the exons ATGTGGCCTGAAATACAAATCGCTAAGGAGGAAAATCGACGTCAGTTGAAGCTGTCAGGTTCTATTATCCGAAAACGCTTTGATACCGATTCCGGCCAGCTAGATGAAACTATCTATGAACTTACGGCTCTTAATTTATTGGACATTGACGATACACCTCTCGATGAAATATCTCCCAAGATAGCGGAGTTGAAAAATCTTCAATCGCTGCTCTTGTTTCGCAATAAAATTAACTCGATTCCGGTGGAACTCGGAAAACTTTCGTTATTAAAGGTGCTAGATTTATCAAACAATCAGATTGAAACTTTGCCCGACGAAATAAATGAGCTGAAACTACTAACGACAGTAAACTTTTCTGGAAACAAGTTGCGACGAGTTGATTTCCATCAATTGGAAAACTTGATCGTATGTAATTTGGCAGCAAATAGGCTCGAGGAATTTCCAACTCTTTATTGTGGTAAAGATGTGCACTATTTGGCTGAG CTGAACTTGGAGAAAAATCAAATTAGGGAGATACCGGCAAGCGCTGCAAAACAAGCCGGTCTaaaagttttgaacgtagttgatAACAACATTGAATTTGCTCCACAGCTACTAgtgaaatgtccaaaattaaAGG AAGTTAATCTCAAGGGCAATCCATTAAAAGACAAAAGATTGAAAAAGCTTGTGGAGCAATGCCATAGTAAACAGGTGTTGGATTATATTGAAAAGAATGGATATATTATTCCGGAGAACAATGAATCTAATTCTTTTGGTAACAAAAATGCGACAGAAGTTGAGTTAGAATTGCCGATCGAAATCGACATCCGTCCGAAAATTACAATCATCAAACCAATGAATGAGGTTCACGAGGTCTGTATCGGCGAAGAAGCGAAAGACATTCGACCATACGTGCTTCATTGCCTTGTCCGTAATTTCGTCATCACTAGCATGAAGAAGTTTCTCAAATTGCAAAATGATCTACATGACACCGAGTGCGGTCGACGTGAGTTAGCAACAATCGCCACTCACGATTTCgtcaaaattaaaggaaaaATACGTTACCAGGCTGATTTATCGGAGCAAATTCAAATCACACCTCTTGGAGCAAAAGCCAAAGTTACTGCCGAAAAATATTATGACGACTTGAAGCAACAAGCCGAAATCATACGAAAGgagaaaaaacgaaatacatATTCTGGGGTTCACAAATTCATCAATCTGTTGGAGGGAAAGGTTTTCGTCTTCTTTTCCGACGAGGAGAAAGTGATAAGTCTACCTCCACTGACGAACTGCGATGAGACTAAAGTTTCACCCGAAACCAAAGACATGTTGTTAGAGGTAACCAGCTCCGTCAGCGCCGAATGTTGCCATAAGGTAATGTTAGAGTTACTGAAAAGGATGCTTTTGCTGGACGTACAAGTTACTCGAAGCCACAACGAGGGAAAGAAGAAGGCAAAGGGGAAGAAAAATACGGTTGTGACATACGACAGATCGGCGGAAATTATGGTAGAGCAAGTTCGACTTACCGGTACTGATGGGAAATTCCACATCCTCTTCCCAGTTAAAGGAGATCTTCGGTATCCAGATGAGGAGAAAATTGATGTagaattcaaatga
- the LOC131435574 gene encoding merlin isoform X2 translates to MMAPFRRKKSNKEFPVKVCTYDSELEFHLEHRATGGYLFDLICRTIGLRETWYFGLRYVDKKGYRSWLKMDKKVQDQHINLTTEGCVFMFMAKFFPENVAEELVQEVTQHMFFLQIKEAILSMEVYCPPEASVLLASYAVQAKYGDYDEAVCKPGMLFSENLLPQRVIDQYQMTPQMWEERIKTWYADHRGMSRDEAEMEYLKIAQDLDMFGVNYFPITNKKNTEVFVGVTALGLNIYSKENKLTPMTTFPWNEIRNISFDGKKFFVKTNEEKGNVATTFYSEKARTNKELLDLCVGNHELYMKRRKPDTMEIQQMKAQAKEEKHRRHIERNKLAREKQLREEAEQEKANMEKRLMQLQEEMAAANEALRRSEEAADLLAEKNRLAEEEALLLSHKALEVEQEITRMRMTARKTEEEKIYLERKTQEAELLTARMIEESRKRTMEADKLKNELIHARVAEKEAKEKLLNFLSRTSTESIFITPSSSPETPTLESNTYDLLADGDMDQLSLEIEKERVEYLTKSKQVQNQLKELRSEIEQLKIGENQCPLDNINAQQMRLGETKYSTLKKLKSGSTKARVAFFEEL, encoded by the exons ATGATGGCCCCATTCCGGCGCAAAAAGTCCAATAAGGAATTTCCGGTCAAAGTGTGCACCTATGATTCGGAACTAGAGTTCCATCTAGAG CATCGTGCAACCGGTGgctacctgtttgatttaatctGCCGTACAATTGGACTTCGAGAAACGTGGTATTTCGGGTTACGTTACGTGGACAAGAAAGGATATCGAAGTTGGCTGAAGATGGACAAAAAAGTGCAGGACCAGCATATCAATCTGACGACCGAAGGTTGTGTTTTCATGTTCATGGCAAAGTTCTTCCCGGAAAATGTAGCAGAGGAACTCGTTCAAGAAGTCACACAACACATGTTTTTCCTACAGATCAAAGAAGCGATTTTGTCTATGGAGGTTTATTGTCCGCCGGAGGCTTCGGTTTTGTTGGCTTCCTATGCAGTGCAAGCGAAG TATGGTGACTACGACGAGGCGGTTTGTAAACCGGGAATGCTATTCAGTGAGAATTTGTTACCCCAGAGAGTGATCGATCAGTACCAGATGACGCCACAGATGTGGGAGGAGCGCATAAAAACATGGTATGCCGATCATCGTGGAATGTCACGAGACGAGGCAGAGATGGAATATCTGAAAATCGCACAGGACTTGGATATGTTCGGGGTGAACTACTTTCCTATAACA AATAAGAAAAACACCGAAGTATTTGTTGGTGTGACGGCTCTTGGACTTAACATCTACAGCAAGGAGAACAAATTGACCCCAATGACGACCTTTCCGTGGAACGAAATCCGGAACATAAGTTTtgatgggaaaaaattcttcgtcAAAACGAACGAAGAAAAAGGAAATGTCGCCACCACGTTCTACTCAGAGAAGGCTCGCACCAACAAGGAATTGCTGGACCTGTGCGTGGGGAATCATGAGCTATATATGAAAAGGCGTAAACCAGACACGATGGAAATTCAGCAGATGAAGGCCCAAGCTAAGGAGGAGAAACACCGGCGGCACATCGAGCGGAACAAGTTGGCTCGAGAGAAGCAACTGCGCGAAGAAGCCGAACAGGAAAAAGCTAACATGGAAAAAAGACTGATGCAACTGCAGGAAGAAATGGCGGCTGCCAATGAAGCTCTG CGTCGAAGCGAGGAAGCAGCTGATCTGCTGGCGGAAAAGAATCGCCTCGCCGAAGAAGAAGCTTTACTGCTCTCTCACAAAGCCCTCGAAGTCGAACAGGAAATCACTCGAATGCGCATGACGGCACGGAAAACTGAGGAAGAAAAAATCTATCTCGAACGGAAAACGCAAGAAGCGGAACTGCTGACGGCTCGAATGATTGAAGAGTCTCGCAAGCGAACGATGGAAGCGGATAAGTTGAAGAACGAACTGATTCACGCCCGGGTAGCAGAAAAAGAAGCGAAggaaaaattattgaattttctcAGTCGAACCTCAACGGAATCGATATTCATCACTCCGTCTTCCTCTCCAGAAACGCCGACGCTGGAAAGCAATACATACGATCTTTTGGCCGATGGAGACATGGATCAACTGTCGCTTGAAATTGAAAAGGAAAG GGTGGAGTACCTGACCAAGTCTAAACAGGTACAGAACCAGCTGAAAGAGCTGCGCTCCGAAATTGAACAGCTAAAAATTGGTGAAAACCAGTGCCCTCTGGATAACATCAATGCACAGCAGATGCGTCTAGGTGAGACCAAGTATTCAACCTTGAAGAAGCTCAAATCAGGCTCAACGAAAGCACGAGTAGCATTTTTTGAGGAACTGTAA